A genome region from Chengkuizengella sp. SCS-71B includes the following:
- a CDS encoding 5'-nucleotidase C-terminal domain-containing protein yields MKRLFIIALSCFLVFTSFGSVFAEGDNSTDTGVEENQGGDEQAVKKITILHTNDTHARINEGKYDGMGLAKLSTLVKQQEADNANVLLLDAGDTFHGTTFATLEQGKSIAEVFNAVGYDGMAAGNHDFNYGYERLLELKEMVTFPVLSANVIVEETGELLLPPYMIQEVDGVKLGIFGLSTPETHYKTHPKNVEGLKFTDPVVAAQTMVAELSQEVDVIIALTHLGTDASSTDTSIKVAEGAPGIDLIVDGHSHTEDNIGESGTLIVSSGEYTKNLGVVELTFDENDELVSKEGSLITKEDAAEVEPDAEVQAVIDAITTSQETILAEVVGSTSVVLDGEREQVRAGETNLGNLITDAMLNETGADVALTNGGGIRASIDVGEITKGEVITVLPFGNYIVTKEVSGAVIKAALENGIDSYPDAKGAFPHVAGIEYKIDASKPAGERAVSIQINGEPLDLEKTYVLATNDFLAAGGDEYTMFADITIKNEYPALDEVLIQYIQEKGTVSPVVEGRVTVINEVTETEEVTEPTTGIYIVVPGDYLSKIAVKYNTTWQELQKLNQLDNPNLIFPDQEIIVPAQ; encoded by the coding sequence ATGAAGCGTTTATTTATTATTGCTTTAAGTTGTTTTTTAGTTTTTACTAGTTTTGGTTCTGTTTTTGCAGAAGGGGACAACTCAACGGACACTGGAGTTGAGGAAAATCAAGGTGGAGATGAACAAGCAGTAAAAAAAATTACGATCCTACATACGAATGATACACATGCTAGAATTAACGAAGGTAAATATGATGGTATGGGACTTGCAAAATTATCTACGCTTGTTAAACAACAAGAAGCAGATAATGCAAATGTACTTTTACTAGATGCAGGAGATACATTCCATGGAACGACTTTTGCAACTTTAGAGCAAGGGAAAAGTATTGCAGAGGTTTTTAACGCTGTAGGTTACGATGGAATGGCTGCAGGTAACCATGATTTTAACTATGGTTATGAAAGACTACTAGAATTAAAAGAGATGGTAACTTTTCCAGTATTGAGTGCAAATGTTATCGTTGAAGAAACTGGAGAATTATTATTGCCTCCTTACATGATTCAAGAAGTAGATGGTGTAAAACTAGGAATCTTCGGTTTATCTACACCAGAAACTCACTACAAAACACATCCAAAAAATGTAGAGGGATTAAAGTTTACTGATCCTGTTGTAGCTGCTCAAACAATGGTAGCAGAACTATCACAAGAAGTGGATGTCATCATCGCCTTAACTCATTTAGGAACGGATGCTTCTAGCACAGATACTAGTATTAAGGTAGCTGAAGGAGCACCCGGAATTGATTTAATCGTTGATGGACATAGCCATACTGAAGACAACATTGGTGAAAGTGGAACTCTAATTGTAAGTTCTGGCGAGTATACTAAGAACTTAGGTGTGGTAGAGCTTACTTTTGACGAAAATGATGAGTTAGTAAGTAAAGAAGGAAGTTTAATAACTAAAGAAGATGCAGCAGAAGTTGAACCAGATGCAGAAGTTCAAGCTGTAATTGATGCGATCACTACATCTCAGGAGACTATTTTAGCTGAGGTCGTAGGTTCAACAAGTGTAGTACTCGATGGAGAAAGAGAACAGGTTCGTGCAGGTGAGACAAACTTAGGAAACCTAATTACCGATGCGATGTTAAATGAAACTGGTGCCGATGTTGCTCTTACTAATGGCGGTGGTATCAGAGCTTCTATTGATGTAGGTGAAATTACTAAGGGTGAAGTGATTACTGTATTACCTTTTGGAAATTACATCGTTACTAAAGAAGTTTCAGGTGCAGTCATTAAAGCAGCATTAGAAAATGGGATTGATTCTTATCCAGATGCAAAAGGAGCATTTCCACATGTAGCGGGTATTGAATATAAAATTGATGCTTCCAAACCTGCTGGAGAAAGAGCGGTATCTATTCAAATTAATGGAGAACCTCTTGATTTAGAGAAAACTTATGTATTGGCAACAAACGACTTCTTGGCTGCTGGTGGAGATGAATATACGATGTTTGCAGATATTACAATTAAAAACGAATATCCAGCTCTAGACGAAGTGCTTATTCAGTATATTCAAGAAAAAGGAACAGTGAGTCCAGTGGTAGAAGGTCGGGTAACAGTTATAAATGAAGTAACAGAAACTGAGGAAGTGACTGAACCTACAACTGGTATTTATATTGTTGTACCTGGTGATTATTTATCTAAAATAGCAGTTAAATACAATACAACTTGGCAAGAACTTCAAAAATTGAATCAGCTTGATAATCCAAACTTAATCTTTCCAGATCAAGAAATTATCGTACCTGCTCAATAA
- a CDS encoding dehydrogenase — translation MKHQESQKHNIDLPTARKIRRACNKEIYRTVKRLKIWIRPDKIKEAEELYYKKVLINSKYILENAQNRKLLSDWFDENVCADFSKLWDIEESKISKAFRNAFIGQKK, via the coding sequence ATGAAACATCAAGAATCACAAAAACATAATATAGACTTGCCTACTGCCAGAAAAATAAGAAGGGCGTGTAATAAAGAAATCTATAGAACCGTCAAACGTTTAAAAATATGGATTCGACCGGATAAAATAAAGGAAGCTGAAGAACTTTATTATAAAAAAGTATTAATTAACTCAAAATATATTTTAGAAAATGCACAAAATCGTAAACTATTATCCGATTGGTTTGATGAAAATGTATGTGCTGATTTTTCAAAACTGTGGGATATAGAAGAGTCGAAAATAAGCAAAGCATTTAGAAATGCATTCATAGGACAAAAAAAATAG
- a CDS encoding amino acid deaminase/aldolase, whose amino-acid sequence MNTFIQYKKATNHIAKPFAFLDVDLLDDNISQILSHSLNKKIRIASKSIRSVPVLKRIMEKSERFQGLMCYSAPEAVFLSERGFDDLLLGYPVTNKDYISSVVEKIKEGKQITFMVDCFKHIKLIESVVKDENIQVPVCIDVDMSLVFPNFRFGVYRSPLRSIHEIHQLIYTIQQSNQLKLEGLMGYEAQIAGVGDQVKGKLLKNSVVQLLKKQSIKQIKEKRSEIIDSIKDYDLSFRFVNGGGTGSLASTCKEEVITEVTVGSGFFSPLLFDSYKEFQYKPAAGFALDIVRKPKNNIYTCTGGGYVASGATGKDKLPAPYLPEKSKLHSLEGAGEVQTPIIYKGEENLDIGDPIFFRHSKSGELCERFNQLYCISNGKVVDEYVTYRGEGKCFL is encoded by the coding sequence ATGAATACATTTATTCAATATAAAAAAGCTACAAACCATATAGCAAAACCTTTTGCCTTTTTGGATGTTGATCTGCTTGATGATAACATCTCCCAAATTTTAAGTCACAGTTTAAATAAAAAAATAAGAATAGCTAGTAAATCCATTCGCAGTGTACCTGTTTTAAAAAGAATTATGGAAAAAAGTGAGCGTTTTCAAGGGTTAATGTGTTACTCTGCACCTGAAGCTGTCTTCCTTTCTGAACGTGGTTTTGACGATCTTTTATTGGGTTATCCTGTCACCAATAAAGATTACATTTCTTCTGTTGTTGAAAAAATAAAAGAAGGGAAACAAATCACCTTCATGGTAGATTGTTTCAAACATATTAAACTCATCGAAAGTGTAGTTAAAGATGAAAATATTCAAGTACCAGTGTGCATCGATGTAGATATGTCTTTGGTTTTTCCTAATTTCAGATTTGGAGTTTATCGTTCTCCTCTACGTTCCATTCACGAAATACATCAACTTATTTATACAATTCAACAATCCAATCAGTTAAAACTAGAAGGTTTAATGGGTTATGAAGCACAGATTGCAGGAGTTGGTGATCAAGTGAAAGGAAAGCTGCTTAAAAATTCAGTTGTTCAATTACTTAAAAAACAGTCTATTAAGCAGATAAAAGAAAAACGATCAGAAATCATAGATTCAATAAAAGATTATGATCTATCATTTCGGTTTGTTAATGGTGGTGGGACAGGTAGCTTAGCAAGCACTTGCAAGGAAGAAGTCATAACTGAGGTCACTGTAGGATCAGGATTTTTCTCACCTCTATTATTTGATTCCTACAAGGAATTTCAATATAAACCAGCAGCGGGTTTTGCCCTAGACATTGTACGTAAACCAAAAAACAATATATATACTTGTACAGGAGGAGGATATGTTGCTTCTGGAGCAACAGGAAAGGATAAACTACCAGCTCCTTATTTACCTGAAAAGTCAAAACTTCATTCTTTGGAAGGTGCTGGTGAAGTACAAACTCCTATTATATATAAGGGAGAAGAAAACTTGGATATAGGTGATCCTATCTTTTTCCGTCATAGTAAAAGCGGTGAATTATGTGAACGCTTTAACCAATTATATTGTATATCAAATGGCAAAGTTGTAGATGAATACGTGACGTATAGGGGGGAAGGGAAATGCTTTCTTTAA
- a CDS encoding NERD domain-containing protein: MDLITEIIHHIFNWLTDLGYWGIMIGLMIEVIPSEIILSYGGFLIYQNKITWTEALVFATIGGTLAQIFLYWLGKFGGRPLIEKYGKYILIHKKHLDLSEKWFNQYGTGMIFTARFIPVVRHAISIPAGLANMSFIRFSVLTTLAVIPWSAFFLFLGTTLGENWEQIDEKAQPYVIPFIILSLLLTGLYLIYKIIKKKKKGSSQNYGLEGEKIVKHQLKYLPKDYKVFHDIKLKTNGRTQQFDHVAIGPNGIFHIETKHWSGEIRFTAQGIQRSNNKNSTDPTAQMYRHDYIIKELLRKNNLKTSIRGLICFSHPNSQIIGQSPAFKTIKVDRLLHTIQSYRTNKPVSKKEMKLLSDIIENNLVS, translated from the coding sequence ATGGATTTAATTACAGAGATCATACATCACATTTTTAATTGGCTAACAGATTTAGGTTATTGGGGCATCATGATTGGTTTAATGATAGAAGTGATTCCTAGTGAAATTATTTTATCCTATGGTGGATTTTTAATTTATCAAAACAAAATTACTTGGACTGAAGCCCTGGTTTTTGCAACCATTGGGGGAACATTAGCACAAATTTTTCTTTATTGGTTAGGGAAATTTGGTGGTAGACCTTTAATAGAGAAGTATGGAAAGTATATCTTAATACATAAAAAACATCTTGATTTATCTGAAAAATGGTTTAACCAATACGGTACAGGCATGATTTTTACAGCACGGTTTATTCCAGTTGTTCGACACGCAATATCTATACCTGCTGGACTAGCAAATATGTCGTTTATTCGTTTCAGCGTTTTAACAACTTTAGCCGTAATCCCTTGGTCTGCTTTTTTCTTATTTTTAGGAACGACTTTGGGGGAGAATTGGGAGCAAATTGATGAAAAAGCACAACCATATGTAATACCATTTATTATTCTTTCTTTACTGCTCACTGGGTTATATTTGATTTATAAAATAATCAAGAAAAAAAAGAAAGGCTCTTCTCAAAATTATGGTCTTGAGGGAGAGAAAATAGTAAAACATCAATTAAAGTATCTTCCTAAGGATTATAAAGTATTTCATGATATAAAGCTAAAAACAAATGGAAGAACACAACAGTTTGATCATGTTGCTATTGGACCTAATGGTATATTTCATATCGAAACCAAACATTGGTCTGGTGAAATCCGTTTTACTGCTCAGGGAATTCAAAGGAGTAATAATAAAAACAGCACAGATCCAACGGCACAAATGTATAGACATGATTATATAATAAAAGAACTATTAAGAAAAAATAATTTGAAAACTAGCATTCGTGGACTCATCTGTTTTTCTCATCCTAACAGTCAGATAATAGGTCAAAGTCCAGCATTTAAAACAATAAAGGTAGACCGCTTATTGCATACGATCCAATCTTATAGAACGAATAAACCTGTATCTAAGAAAGAAATGAAACTTCTTTCAGATATTATTGAGAATAACCTTGTAAGCTAA
- a CDS encoding MBL fold metallo-hydrolase, which produces MNQLRIETFTLGPLATNAYLISNPREKKAIIIDPGMRPQLLIEHITELQIDAILLTHAHLDHIGGVDEIRKLKKCPVYLHKLESKWLTDPELNGSTRWPELGPPFSTAPAEFTLEEGQTLRFLDTEFKVLHTPGHSPGSVSFLHGENIFSGDVLFQHSMGRTDLPGGNSEQLYESIYEKLFVLKDTVKVHPGHGPSTTIGHEREHNPFL; this is translated from the coding sequence TTGAACCAATTACGAATTGAAACCTTTACATTAGGTCCCTTAGCAACTAATGCTTATTTAATTTCTAATCCAAGAGAGAAGAAAGCGATTATTATTGATCCAGGCATGCGGCCGCAATTATTAATTGAGCATATAACAGAGCTGCAAATAGATGCTATATTGCTTACACATGCTCATCTTGATCATATAGGTGGGGTAGATGAGATACGAAAATTAAAGAAATGTCCAGTCTATTTACATAAGTTAGAATCTAAATGGTTAACAGATCCTGAATTAAATGGATCTACAAGATGGCCTGAATTAGGACCACCTTTCTCTACCGCTCCAGCAGAATTTACTTTAGAAGAAGGTCAAACGTTACGGTTTTTAGATACAGAGTTTAAGGTGCTTCATACACCGGGACATTCTCCTGGGAGTGTTAGTTTTTTACATGGTGAAAATATTTTTAGCGGTGATGTTTTATTTCAACATTCAATGGGAAGAACTGATTTACCAGGTGGAAATTCGGAGCAGCTATATGAATCCATTTATGAGAAGTTGTTTGTATTAAAGGATACAGTGAAAGTTCATCCTGGTCATGGACCATCAACGACCATAGGACATGAAAGAGAGCATAATCCTTTTTTATAA
- the nfsA gene encoding oxygen-insensitive NADPH nitroreductase, which translates to MNETINLLKSHRSIRKYKSDPIPQEYVDEIVTSAQMASSSSHMQAYSVIGVTDQEKKKQLSILSGNQIYIADCPLFLVWCADLYRLQVACEMEKTEMVSGTVENFIVATSDVTLAAQNAAIAAESLGLGIVYIGGIRNQSKEVTELLQLPKLVYPVFGMCLGFPDQEPSQKPRLQTNLIYHHEIYNTGNATNELKTYNQITNEYYLERTKGKVDTNWSKQMSNKLQTASRKHLRKYLEDQGFRFSE; encoded by the coding sequence TTGAATGAAACGATTAATTTGCTAAAGTCCCATCGTTCGATTCGTAAATACAAATCTGACCCGATACCTCAGGAATATGTTGATGAAATAGTAACGTCTGCTCAAATGGCATCTTCTTCAAGTCATATGCAGGCTTATAGTGTAATTGGGGTAACGGATCAAGAGAAGAAAAAACAGCTATCAATATTATCTGGAAATCAAATATATATTGCAGATTGTCCTTTATTTTTGGTATGGTGTGCAGATTTATATCGATTACAGGTTGCTTGTGAAATGGAAAAAACGGAAATGGTTTCTGGTACGGTGGAAAACTTTATAGTGGCTACATCAGATGTTACTTTAGCAGCTCAAAATGCTGCAATTGCTGCAGAATCGTTGGGTTTAGGTATTGTATATATTGGAGGGATTCGTAATCAATCAAAGGAAGTGACTGAATTGCTCCAATTACCAAAACTTGTTTATCCTGTGTTTGGAATGTGTTTAGGTTTTCCTGATCAAGAACCTTCTCAAAAACCTCGTTTACAAACCAATCTGATATACCATCATGAAATTTATAATACGGGCAATGCAACGAACGAATTAAAGACATATAATCAAATCACAAATGAATATTACTTAGAGCGGACTAAAGGAAAAGTAGATACAAATTGGTCAAAACAAATGTCTAATAAACTTCAAACTGCATCACGTAAACATTTAAGAAAATACTTGGAGGATCAAGGATTCAGATTTAGTGAATAA